In Venenivibrio stagnispumantis, the following are encoded in one genomic region:
- the rho gene encoding transcription termination factor Rho, with product MDITAISTEELKEMKLVDLQKIGKELGLERVTGLKKEELLAKILEKKAEKEGLNFIKGVLEVLPEGFGFIRFPENNYAPSPQDVYVSPSQIKRIGLKTGDYIVGIARVPKEGEKYRALVKIDLVGSLNPEDLKSRPSFDKLTPYHPTERFNLEYDPSDLSTRVVSLVSPIGKGQRGLIVAPPKAGKTVLIQRIAKAIIKNHPEVHLIILLIDERPEEVTEMRRIVGSGAEVIASTFDEPPERHIQISELVIERAKRLVEEKKDVVILLDSITRLARASNATTPPSGRVLSGGIEATALQRPKKFFGAARNIEEGGSLTILATALVETGSRMDDVIFEEFKGTGNMELYLDRKLMEKRVFPAINIAKSGTRKEELLVKDWELQRLWILRKFLSTMDEVEAMEFLLSKLGKFKTNEEFLKSMNA from the coding sequence ATGGATATTACAGCAATCTCAACAGAAGAATTGAAAGAGATGAAATTGGTTGATTTACAAAAAATAGGTAAAGAACTTGGTCTTGAAAGGGTAACCGGATTAAAAAAAGAAGAGCTTCTTGCAAAAATTTTAGAGAAAAAAGCGGAAAAAGAAGGATTAAATTTTATAAAAGGAGTTTTGGAAGTTTTACCGGAAGGATTTGGATTTATAAGATTTCCGGAAAATAATTATGCTCCAAGCCCACAGGATGTATATGTTTCTCCTTCCCAGATAAAGAGAATAGGATTAAAAACCGGAGATTATATAGTAGGAATAGCAAGAGTTCCGAAAGAAGGAGAAAAATATAGAGCACTTGTTAAAATTGATTTAGTTGGTTCATTAAATCCGGAAGATTTAAAATCAAGACCTTCTTTTGATAAATTAACTCCATACCATCCAACAGAAAGATTTAATCTTGAATATGACCCTTCAGATTTATCAACAAGGGTTGTAAGCCTTGTCTCTCCAATAGGGAAAGGGCAAAGAGGATTAATAGTTGCTCCACCAAAAGCAGGTAAAACAGTCCTAATTCAAAGAATAGCAAAAGCAATAATAAAAAATCATCCGGAAGTTCATCTAATTATATTACTTATTGATGAAAGACCGGAAGAAGTTACAGAGATGAGAAGAATAGTTGGAAGTGGAGCAGAAGTTATAGCATCAACTTTTGATGAACCACCTGAAAGACATATCCAGATATCAGAACTTGTTATAGAAAGAGCCAAAAGATTAGTAGAAGAAAAGAAAGATGTAGTTATACTGCTTGACTCAATAACAAGACTTGCGAGAGCTTCTAATGCAACAACACCACCTTCAGGAAGAGTTTTATCGGGTGGTATAGAAGCTACTGCATTACAAAGACCTAAGAAATTTTTTGGAGCAGCAAGGAATATAGAAGAAGGAGGAAGTTTAACAATACTTGCAACAGCTCTTGTGGAAACAGGCTCCAGAATGGATGATGTTATATTTGAAGAGTTTAAAGGAACAGGTAATATGGAGTTATACCTTGATAGAAAATTAATGGAAAAAAGAGTATTCCCTGCAATAAATATAGCAAAATCAGGAACAAGAAAAGAAGAGCTTCTTGTAAAAGATTGGGAATTGCAAAGATTATGGATATTAAGAAAATTCTTATCAACAATGGATGAAGTAGAAGCAATGGAATTTTTACTTAGCAAACTTGGTAAATTTAAAACAAATGAAGAGTTCCTCAAATCTATGAATGCTTAA
- the mnmE gene encoding tRNA uridine-5-carboxymethylaminomethyl(34) synthesis GTPase MnmE, whose translation MIKDTIVANATPLIPSGVSIIRISGEKALEIGKKIFATPSQIQERKVYFGKVLNRKGEIIDEGLFIFFKAPRSFTGEDVVEIHTHGSVPVVRRVIEEAIYFGARLAQPGEFTKRAFLNGKIDLTQAEAIAELISAKTEKASKIALNILEGKLSQKINYLREKLIELISLIEAEINFPEDVEEIDIKIIQSNLLEVINQINKLIESYNKGRIIKEGIKLAIVGRPNVGKSSLFNALIGYERAIVSQYEGTTRDFIEERAVIQGIPIILLDTAGIRESSDYVEKIGIQKAKEKIEEADIILFVFDLSKGFTEEDKKLYEEIKDKSPIIVGNKLDIAKNLDEFKNDSIILVSSKTSEGLKKLEEAILNKLSISEEKEEEIFINVRHLNALTQAKSVLENVLKNLEILQNQKEILMLDLQESLRYLEEIVGVITTEEILGNIFYSFCIGK comes from the coding sequence ATGATAAAAGACACAATTGTAGCCAATGCAACACCACTAATCCCTTCCGGTGTATCTATCATAAGGATTAGTGGTGAAAAGGCTTTAGAAATAGGTAAAAAGATTTTTGCAACTCCTTCCCAAATCCAAGAAAGAAAAGTATACTTTGGAAAAGTTTTAAATAGGAAAGGAGAAATTATTGATGAAGGGCTTTTTATTTTTTTTAAAGCTCCGAGAAGTTTTACCGGTGAAGATGTTGTTGAGATACATACCCATGGAAGTGTGCCGGTTGTTAGAAGGGTTATAGAAGAAGCTATTTATTTTGGTGCAAGATTAGCCCAGCCAGGGGAATTTACAAAAAGAGCATTTTTAAATGGAAAAATAGATTTAACTCAGGCAGAAGCAATAGCAGAGTTAATATCAGCAAAAACAGAGAAAGCATCAAAAATTGCTTTAAATATATTAGAAGGAAAATTATCTCAAAAGATAAATTATTTAAGAGAAAAATTGATTGAATTAATATCTTTAATTGAAGCAGAGATTAATTTTCCGGAAGATGTAGAAGAAATAGATATAAAAATCATACAATCTAATCTTTTAGAAGTTATCAATCAAATAAATAAGCTTATAGAGAGTTATAATAAAGGAAGAATAATAAAAGAAGGAATAAAACTTGCAATTGTTGGAAGACCAAATGTAGGTAAATCTTCTCTTTTTAATGCCTTAATTGGATATGAAAGGGCTATAGTGTCTCAGTATGAGGGAACAACAAGAGATTTTATAGAAGAAAGGGCAGTTATTCAGGGTATTCCTATTATATTACTTGATACTGCCGGTATAAGAGAAAGTTCAGATTATGTTGAAAAAATAGGTATCCAAAAAGCAAAAGAAAAGATTGAAGAAGCAGATATAATTTTATTTGTTTTTGATTTATCAAAAGGATTTACAGAAGAAGATAAAAAGCTATATGAAGAGATAAAAGACAAATCTCCAATTATAGTTGGAAACAAACTTGATATAGCAAAAAATCTTGACGAATTTAAAAATGATAGTATAATATTAGTTAGCAGTAAAACATCTGAAGGTCTAAAAAAACTTGAAGAAGCAATTTTAAATAAACTATCAATTTCCGAAGAAAAAGAAGAAGAAATTTTTATAAATGTAAGACATCTAAATGCTTTAACCCAAGCAAAATCTGTTTTAGAAAATGTATTAAAAAATTTAGAGATTTTACAAAACCAAAAAGAGATATTAATGCTTGATTTACAAGAATCTTTAAGATATTTAGAAGAAATAGTAGGAGTTATCACAACAGAAGAAATTTTAGGGAATATTTTTTATAGCTTCTGTATAGGAAAATAA
- the yidC gene encoding membrane protein insertase YidC, with protein sequence MNENQDMQKRILIFFVVVSVLLISFSFFSQYFLPKEPKKEQKTQNIEQKQIINPVGNIDLILNNERATSDNLKDIVKINTNYGYIEFSKIGGRVVSNYWDKYKIDLVSDLSKQNRIFLGEIISNNPLITKLLNFSKYEFKQDGNKLIFSLNTDSIKLEKIYTINEDGTISFSLKSSGLENQSLLLLSGISIQSNYSFGHSGAIIKTDKELIKIDKDFSGEKIITDKILWAGEENKYFLQMFAIKNGSNQAVIKSISKDNTVVLQAIPSNIEGFGYVGPKLYSLLGKITEEYLSKWNVDLDLRASIDFGFFGIVGKPLFLLLHFFYSYIPNWGVAIIILTILIRLLFFPLNHKSLKAMKKMADLAPEIEKLKKKYAKDPQKLQEEIMRLYAEAGANPMSGCLPILVQIPVFIALYNVLMVTVELKNAPFMLWIQDLSEKDPYYILPILMGLSMVAQQWITPSSDKNQKMIMYIMAGVFTFMFMNFPSGLVLYWLVNNLLGILQSFIINKTMKK encoded by the coding sequence ATGAATGAAAATCAAGATATGCAGAAAAGGATTTTAATATTTTTTGTAGTTGTTTCTGTTTTACTTATATCTTTTAGTTTTTTCTCCCAATATTTTCTACCCAAAGAACCAAAGAAAGAACAAAAAACCCAAAATATTGAGCAAAAACAGATTATTAATCCTGTTGGTAATATTGATTTAATTTTAAATAATGAAAGAGCTACCTCTGATAATCTGAAAGATATTGTTAAGATAAATACAAATTATGGGTATATAGAATTTTCTAAAATAGGTGGTAGAGTTGTTTCTAATTACTGGGATAAATATAAGATAGATTTAGTTTCTGATTTATCAAAGCAAAACAGAATATTTTTAGGTGAGATTATAAGTAATAATCCTTTGATAACAAAATTACTTAATTTTTCTAAGTATGAGTTTAAACAGGATGGCAATAAATTAATATTTAGTTTAAATACAGATTCTATTAAATTAGAAAAAATTTATACAATAAATGAAGATGGAACAATATCTTTTTCTTTAAAAAGCTCCGGCTTGGAAAATCAATCTTTACTGCTACTTTCCGGTATTTCTATCCAAAGTAATTATAGCTTTGGACATTCGGGAGCAATTATAAAAACAGATAAAGAACTTATAAAAATAGATAAAGATTTTTCCGGTGAAAAGATTATAACAGACAAAATTTTATGGGCTGGTGAAGAAAATAAATATTTCTTACAGATGTTTGCAATAAAAAATGGCTCTAATCAAGCAGTTATAAAATCTATCTCAAAAGATAATACTGTCGTTCTTCAAGCTATTCCATCAAATATTGAAGGATTTGGATATGTTGGGCCAAAATTATATTCATTGCTTGGTAAAATAACTGAAGAATATTTATCAAAATGGAATGTAGATTTAGATTTAAGAGCTTCTATTGATTTTGGATTTTTCGGAATAGTTGGAAAGCCTTTATTCTTATTACTGCACTTTTTCTATAGTTATATACCAAACTGGGGAGTAGCAATAATTATATTAACTATATTGATTAGATTGTTATTCTTCCCATTAAATCACAAAAGTTTAAAAGCTATGAAAAAAATGGCAGATTTGGCTCCTGAGATAGAAAAATTAAAGAAAAAGTATGCAAAAGACCCTCAAAAACTTCAAGAAGAAATTATGAGATTATATGCTGAGGCAGGAGCAAATCCTATGAGCGGATGTCTTCCTATATTGGTTCAAATTCCTGTATTTATAGCTTTGTATAATGTATTAATGGTAACAGTTGAACTAAAAAATGCTCCTTTTATGTTATGGATACAGGATTTATCTGAAAAAGACCCTTATTATATACTTCCTATTTTGATGGGATTATCTATGGTAGCTCAGCAATGGATAACTCCTTCTTCAGATAAAAATCAAAAAATGATAATGTATATAATGGCAGGTGTATTTACATTTATGTTTATGAATTTTCCATCAGGACTTGTTTTATACTGGCTTGTGAATAATTTATTAGGTATATTACAAAGTTTCATTATTAACAAAACTATGAAAAAATGA
- the yidD gene encoding membrane protein insertion efficiency factor YidD gives MKKILISLIKFYQKFISPVLPSSCRYYPSCSTYAILAIEKYGVIKGSIKAIWRILRCNPFSKGGVDYP, from the coding sequence ATGAAAAAAATTTTAATTAGCTTAATAAAATTTTATCAGAAGTTTATATCTCCGGTGCTACCTTCAAGTTGTAGATATTATCCTTCTTGCTCTACGTATGCTATATTAGCAATAGAAAAATACGGAGTAATAAAAGGTAGCATTAAAGCTATATGGAGAATTTTGAGATGTAATCCTTTTTCAAAAGGTGGTGTAGATTATCCTTAA
- the rnpA gene encoding ribonuclease P protein component produces the protein MQTIKKSEDITKVLKEGKIINKPFFKVFYRKNDLSFPRFAFIAPKKVFKKAVLRNRARRLMREAVRLNFDLFKDLSYDIIFIARFDIIGLKLQNILQDIKDIPILLQNEKNFN, from the coding sequence ATGCAAACTATTAAAAAATCGGAAGATATAACAAAGGTATTAAAAGAAGGAAAGATAATAAATAAACCTTTTTTTAAGGTTTTTTATAGAAAAAATGATTTATCTTTTCCGAGATTTGCTTTTATAGCACCTAAGAAAGTTTTTAAAAAAGCTGTTCTTAGAAATAGGGCAAGAAGGCTTATGAGAGAAGCAGTTAGATTAAATTTTGATTTATTTAAAGATTTAAGTTATGATATTATTTTTATTGCAAGGTTTGATATTATCGGTCTAAAATTGCAAAATATTTTGCAAGATATTAAAGATATTCCTATATTATTACAAAATGAAAAAAATTTTAATTAG
- the rpmH gene encoding 50S ribosomal protein L34, whose protein sequence is MKAKSHLSNKKRKRTSGFLARMKTKSGRKILARRRAKGRKRIAIS, encoded by the coding sequence ATGAAAGCTAAATCTCATCTTTCTAATAAAAAGAGGAAGAGAACATCAGGATTCTTAGCAAGAATGAAAACTAAATCCGGAAGAAAAATACTTGCAAGAAGAAGAGCTAAAGGTAGAAAAAGAATTGCAATCTCATAA
- a CDS encoding ATP synthase F0 subunit C — MVKLSKVLMVMLVAGAVSAAFAAEGNADPMARAIFYGALAIGAGVAIGAAAGGGAAGLGNAIRGVLEGMARNPNMGGKLLTTMFIGMALIETFVLYALLIAIIFIFTGIFDSKAGF, encoded by the coding sequence ATGGTAAAACTTTCAAAAGTTTTAATGGTGATGTTGGTAGCAGGTGCAGTTTCAGCAGCATTTGCAGCAGAAGGCAATGCTGACCCTATGGCAAGAGCCATATTTTATGGTGCATTAGCTATTGGTGCCGGTGTAGCTATTGGTGCGGCAGCTGGTGGTGGTGCAGCAGGTCTTGGTAATGCTATTAGAGGAGTTCTTGAAGGTATGGCAAGAAACCCAAATATGGGTGGAAAGCTTTTAACAACAATGTTTATTGGTATGGCATTAATAGAAACATTCGTTCTTTATGCTCTTTTAATAGCAATTATATTCATCTTTACAGGAATCTTTGATTCTAAAGCTGGATTCTAA
- a CDS encoding universal stress protein has protein sequence MVKISKILVNVDFTTPTLKALEYAKDLANKYSAELVVFYEMEDVYILKRASVGFGMPVPPDLEEKSRKTAQLKMQEAMKNFEGKYKPIVDCCGKMKDRLLKTIEEENPDLVVITSECQDLIGKIKQNVFLIK, from the coding sequence ATGGTGAAAATATCAAAGATTTTAGTTAATGTAGATTTTACAACACCAACATTAAAAGCCTTAGAATATGCAAAAGATTTAGCTAATAAATATTCTGCCGAGCTGGTAGTTTTTTATGAAATGGAAGATGTATATATCTTGAAAAGAGCAAGTGTTGGCTTTGGAATGCCTGTTCCACCGGATTTGGAAGAAAAATCAAGAAAAACTGCCCAGTTGAAAATGCAAGAAGCAATGAAAAATTTTGAAGGTAAATATAAACCTATCGTAGATTGTTGTGGTAAAATGAAAGATAGATTGTTAAAAACAATAGAAGAAGAAAATCCAGATTTGGTAGTTATCACTTCAGAATGCCAAGACTTGATAGGCAAAATAAAACAGAATGTATTTTTGATTAAATAA
- the atpB gene encoding F0F1 ATP synthase subunit A, giving the protein MTHVIMALIIVIAVPILFSILAKRPGLVPTPVQNIFEIYIQFVDNMLKENMGEKGRKYFPLVAGIGLFVFFGNLIGMIPGFESPTANLNTTMALALLVFFYYNFEGIRENGLGYFKHFLGPIPAMAPVFIIIELLSHLSRPITLALRLFANMTGGELISVVLIMLVPLLVPLPGMLIHFIAVFLQTYVFMVLTTVYIAGAITHVEH; this is encoded by the coding sequence ATGACTCATGTAATTATGGCTTTAATTATAGTTATAGCGGTTCCTATATTATTTAGTATATTGGCAAAAAGACCTGGTTTAGTTCCAACTCCGGTGCAAAATATTTTTGAAATTTATATTCAGTTTGTTGATAATATGCTTAAAGAAAATATGGGTGAAAAAGGAAGAAAATATTTTCCTCTTGTAGCCGGTATTGGTTTATTTGTATTCTTTGGTAATCTTATCGGAATGATACCTGGATTTGAATCTCCTACTGCAAATTTAAACACAACCATGGCATTAGCATTACTTGTATTTTTCTATTATAATTTCGAAGGAATTAGAGAAAACGGGCTTGGTTATTTTAAACATTTCTTAGGTCCTATTCCTGCTATGGCTCCTGTTTTTATTATAATAGAATTACTTAGCCATTTAAGTAGACCTATTACTTTGGCATTACGTTTATTTGCAAATATGACAGGTGGTGAGCTTATTAGTGTTGTTTTAATAATGCTTGTTCCTTTACTTGTTCCATTACCTGGTATGTTAATACACTTTATAGCTGTATTTTTACAAACTTATGTATTTATGGTATTAACAACTGTTTATATTGCCGGTGCTATAACCCACGTAGAACATTAA
- a CDS encoding YebC/PmpR family DNA-binding transcriptional regulator — MAGHSRWHNIKNKKAKADAQRGKIFTKIIKEITVAARLGGGDPQANPRLRMAIEKAKEVNMPSENIERAIKRGTGELEGVTYEEVRYEGYGPEGVAIIVDAMTDNRNRTTAEIRHIFSKYGGNLGASGCVSFLFEDKGVIYVDKSKYNEDEIFEKAIEAGAEDVITDDQDYYEIRTSATDLYTVKENLEKAGVEIAKAELTKLPTTTVKINDEETATKLMKLLDALEDNDDVQKVYANFDIPENILEKVEG; from the coding sequence ATGGCAGGTCATAGTAGATGGCATAATATAAAAAATAAAAAAGCAAAAGCAGATGCACAAAGAGGAAAGATATTTACTAAGATTATAAAAGAGATTACTGTAGCAGCAAGATTAGGTGGCGGAGACCCACAAGCAAATCCAAGACTTAGAATGGCAATAGAAAAGGCAAAAGAAGTAAATATGCCTTCTGAAAATATAGAAAGGGCAATTAAAAGAGGAACCGGTGAGCTTGAAGGTGTTACTTATGAAGAAGTAAGATACGAAGGATATGGTCCGGAAGGTGTAGCTATTATAGTAGATGCAATGACAGATAATAGAAATAGAACAACAGCAGAGATAAGACATATATTCTCTAAATATGGTGGTAATCTTGGGGCTTCCGGCTGTGTATCATTCTTATTTGAAGATAAAGGTGTTATATATGTAGATAAATCAAAATATAATGAAGATGAAATATTTGAGAAAGCAATAGAAGCCGGTGCAGAAGATGTAATAACAGATGACCAAGATTATTATGAAATAAGAACATCCGCAACAGATTTATACACTGTAAAAGAAAATTTAGAAAAAGCAGGTGTAGAAATAGCAAAAGCAGAACTTACAAAATTACCTACAACAACTGTAAAAATAAATGATGAAGAAACAGCAACAAAATTAATGAAACTTTTAGATGCTCTTGAAGATAATGATGATGTCCAAAAAGTATATGCAAATTTTGATATTCCGGAGAATATACTTGAAAAGGTTGAAGGCTAA
- a CDS encoding anthranilate synthase component I family protein: MIYLYSENSWLPENGLIIFNKPIYQIKIYKRVKNLDNFLLLLQKFIKKNKLYAVSFFSYDLKEEIFGIKKLKKDIIKIPKIYINFYKNYEIIQDLEKTGKNIIKNIEYQTTKEDFIKKVEKAKKYIENGDIYQINLTHRIKIDGYFDKLYTFKNLLNIQKTPYLILIKDKDFSIISGSMELFLKKENNKITTEPIKGTIKRGKNKEEDIYLENLLKNSQKERAENLMITDLMRNDLGRIANNIKVKELFKITKYNSLFQMSSVVEGDLKKDITLKDIIYSTFPPGSVTGAPKFRAMQIIDELEDYKRHIYCGAIFLIRPNLDFVMSVAIRQIIFQNKNAYIYVGSGIVADSNPEKEYEETLIKAKANLESLLL, translated from the coding sequence ATGATATATCTTTACAGCGAAAATAGTTGGCTACCGGAAAATGGACTTATTATTTTTAATAAACCTATATACCAGATAAAAATTTATAAAAGAGTAAAAAATTTAGATAATTTTCTTTTATTACTACAAAAATTTATAAAAAAGAATAAACTTTATGCAGTTAGTTTTTTTTCCTATGATTTAAAAGAAGAAATTTTTGGAATAAAAAAATTAAAGAAAGATATCATAAAAATACCAAAGATTTATATTAATTTTTACAAAAATTATGAAATTATTCAAGATTTAGAAAAAACCGGAAAAAATATTATAAAAAATATAGAATATCAAACAACAAAAGAAGATTTTATAAAAAAAGTTGAGAAAGCGAAAAAATATATAGAAAATGGAGATATTTATCAAATAAATTTAACCCATAGAATAAAGATAGATGGATATTTTGACAAATTATATACATTCAAAAATCTGCTAAATATTCAAAAAACACCATATCTTATTTTAATAAAAGATAAAGATTTTTCAATAATATCCGGTTCAATGGAGTTATTTTTAAAAAAAGAAAATAACAAAATAACAACAGAGCCAATTAAAGGCACAATAAAAAGGGGTAAAAATAAGGAAGAAGATATATATCTTGAAAATTTATTAAAAAATAGCCAAAAAGAAAGAGCAGAAAATCTTATGATAACAGATTTAATGAGAAATGATTTAGGAAGAATAGCAAATAATATAAAAGTGAAAGAACTATTTAAAATAACAAAATATAATTCATTATTTCAGATGAGTTCTGTTGTAGAAGGTGATTTAAAAAAAGATATAACTTTAAAAGATATTATATATTCAACATTTCCACCGGGTTCAGTTACAGGAGCACCTAAATTTAGAGCTATGCAGATAATAGATGAGCTTGAAGATTATAAAAGACATATATATTGTGGAGCTATTTTTTTGATTAGACCAAATTTAGATTTTGTGATGAGTGTAGCAATCAGGCAGATTATATTTCAAAATAAAAATGCATATATATATGTAGGAAGTGGTATTGTAGCCGATTCTAATCCGGAAAAAGAATATGAAGAAACATTAATAAAAGCAAAAGCAAATTTAGAAAGTTTACTACTTTAA
- the mgtA gene encoding magnesium-translocating P-type ATPase, which produces MIKGLSSKEAEERLKQYGFNIIKEKKEISDIKLYLSQFKNPFMILLIFATILAYFLGDKLESLIILFIIIISTFLTFWQERSANKAIQKLLSIVKVYVNVIRDNKEVEIPIEYVVPEDIVVLRAGDIVPADGKIIESKDLFINEALLTGEPYPVEKRENDKIFMGTHVVSGYGLAVVEKTGQNTEFGKLAKKLKLGKEETEFERGLRKFGYLLVDIAILLVFVVFAVNIYFHRPFIDSLLFALSLAVGLSPSLLPAVITLNLSYGAKHIAKAGAIVKRLVSIENFGSMNVFCSDKTGTLTEGEMKIYGYKDALDMDNPLIAEYIYVNSFFETGYKNPIDDAIRNNLKDDIDITKYKKLDEIPYDFNRKRLSILVKKENKNILITKGAFPNIISISKYVFIDNNIQDIENYKDLIEKTFDEYSKKGFKVIAVSFKEINKEQISFEDENDMVFLGFLILFDPPKKDAKELIQKLSEIGVKLKILTGDNSSVSIYIANELNLSTKILTGKEIDNLSEEALIKVVQDVDIFAELNPLQKERVITSLRKAGNVVGYMGDGINDIAAMRSADVAISVNNAVDIAKETAEIVLLKPDLNILINAILEGRKTFINTMKYLFMQTSSNFGNIFSMAGASFIIPFLPLLPKQVLTQNLLTDIAVMSIPYDNVDKEWLKEPKRWNLEFIKHFMIVFGLISSVFDYITFGFLLIIIKASEEIFRSGWFLEGMLTQIFVLLVLRTRKNIFSSLPSKYLIASVSFIFLATIFIPYTIIGKILELKPLPLDIYLGVSVIVLIYLLVVEITKQYFYRKYRF; this is translated from the coding sequence ATGATTAAAGGTTTGAGCTCAAAAGAAGCAGAAGAAAGATTAAAACAGTATGGATTTAATATAATAAAAGAAAAAAAAGAGATTTCAGATATAAAGCTTTATTTATCCCAATTTAAAAACCCTTTTATGATACTTCTAATATTTGCCACAATTTTAGCTTATTTTTTGGGAGATAAATTAGAATCTTTAATTATTTTATTTATTATCATAATTAGCACATTTTTAACATTCTGGCAAGAGCGTTCTGCAAATAAAGCAATACAAAAACTTCTTTCTATTGTTAAAGTATATGTAAATGTTATAAGAGATAATAAAGAAGTAGAAATTCCAATAGAGTATGTTGTTCCGGAAGACATCGTAGTTCTTAGAGCAGGAGATATTGTCCCTGCTGATGGAAAAATTATAGAAAGCAAAGATTTGTTTATAAATGAAGCACTTCTTACAGGAGAGCCATATCCTGTAGAAAAAAGAGAAAATGATAAAATCTTTATGGGAACTCATGTGGTTAGTGGCTATGGTTTAGCAGTTGTAGAAAAAACCGGTCAAAATACAGAATTTGGAAAATTAGCAAAAAAATTAAAATTAGGCAAAGAAGAAACCGAGTTTGAAAGAGGTTTAAGAAAATTTGGATACTTACTTGTTGATATTGCTATATTACTTGTTTTTGTAGTATTTGCAGTAAATATCTATTTTCACAGACCGTTTATTGATTCCTTATTATTTGCATTGTCTTTGGCAGTTGGATTATCTCCTTCTTTACTTCCGGCTGTAATAACATTAAATCTATCTTATGGTGCAAAGCATATTGCAAAAGCAGGTGCGATAGTAAAAAGACTTGTATCCATAGAAAATTTTGGAAGTATGAATGTTTTTTGTTCTGACAAAACCGGCACATTGACAGAAGGAGAAATGAAAATATACGGTTATAAAGATGCTTTAGATATGGATAATCCATTGATTGCAGAATATATATATGTCAATTCTTTTTTTGAAACCGGTTATAAAAATCCAATAGATGATGCAATAAGAAATAACTTAAAAGATGATATAGATATTACAAAATATAAAAAATTAGATGAAATTCCTTATGATTTTAATAGAAAAAGATTATCAATCTTAGTTAAAAAAGAAAATAAAAATATCCTTATAACAAAAGGAGCATTTCCGAATATTATCTCAATTTCAAAATATGTTTTTATAGATAACAATATTCAAGATATTGAAAATTATAAAGATTTAATTGAAAAAACTTTTGATGAATATAGTAAAAAAGGATTTAAAGTTATAGCAGTATCTTTTAAAGAAATTAATAAAGAGCAGATTTCTTTTGAAGATGAAAATGATATGGTATTTCTCGGGTTTTTGATATTATTTGACCCTCCGAAAAAAGATGCAAAAGAGCTAATACAAAAATTATCTGAAATAGGAGTTAAATTAAAAATTTTAACAGGAGATAATAGTTCTGTGTCAATATATATAGCAAACGAACTTAATTTATCTACAAAAATTCTGACAGGAAAAGAAATAGACAATCTATCAGAAGAGGCTCTCATAAAAGTTGTGCAAGATGTAGATATTTTTGCAGAACTAAATCCTTTGCAAAAAGAAAGGGTTATAACTTCATTAAGAAAAGCCGGAAATGTAGTAGGATATATGGGAGATGGAATAAACGATATTGCAGCCATGAGGTCAGCAGATGTTGCAATATCTGTAAATAATGCAGTAGATATAGCTAAAGAAACAGCAGAAATTGTGTTGTTAAAACCTGATTTAAATATTTTGATAAATGCTATTTTAGAAGGTAGAAAAACATTTATAAATACAATGAAATATCTATTTATGCAAACAAGCTCAAATTTTGGAAATATATTCTCGATGGCAGGAGCTTCTTTTATTATTCCTTTTTTACCTTTACTGCCAAAACAGGTTTTAACCCAGAACTTACTTACAGATATAGCTGTTATGTCTATTCCTTATGATAATGTTGATAAAGAATGGTTAAAAGAACCTAAAAGATGGAACTTGGAATTTATAAAACATTTTATGATAGTATTTGGATTAATTAGCTCTGTTTTTGATTATATAACATTTGGATTTTTACTTATTATTATTAAAGCATCTGAAGAAATTTTTAGGTCTGGCTGGTTTTTAGAAGGCATGTTAACACAGATTTTTGTTTTACTGGTTTTAAGAACAAGGAAAAATATATTTAGCTCACTACCAAGTAAATATCTTATTGCTTCCGTGTCTTTTATATTTTTGGCTACAATTTTTATACCTTATACAATAATTGGAAAAATTTTAGAGTTAAAACCTTTACCGTTAGATATATATTTAGGTGTTTCAGTGATTGTGTTAATTTATCTTTTGGTTGTTGAGATAACAAAACAGTATTTTTATAGAAAATATAGATTTTAA